A genome region from Akkermansiaceae bacterium includes the following:
- the tdh gene encoding L-threonine 3-dehydrogenase has protein sequence MKALVKSKAEPGLWLEDVPEPVVGMNDVLVKVRKTGICGTDLHIYNWDSWAQKTIPVPMVVGHEFVGEIVSTGGNVSGFQVGDIVSAEGHVVCGRCRNCLAGRRHLCKDTSGIGVNRTGAFAEYISVPMTNVWLHSKDVDEEVASIFDPFGNAVHTALSFDLLGEDVLITGAGPIGVMAVAIAKHAGARNVVITDVNPYRLDLARKMGADVALDVSKESLSSVTEKLGLKEGFDVGLEMSGNPSAFHSMVGAMCHGGKIAMLGIPGEPMAIDWNKVIFSMLTIKGIYGREMYETWYKMKVLLEGGLDIAPVITHRFGADEFEKGIKVMQSGMSGKVVLDWSVFG, from the coding sequence ATGAAAGCGCTGGTAAAATCAAAAGCCGAACCCGGCCTGTGGCTCGAAGACGTCCCGGAGCCTGTGGTGGGCATGAACGATGTGCTGGTGAAAGTCCGCAAGACGGGCATCTGCGGGACGGATCTCCACATCTACAACTGGGACTCCTGGGCGCAGAAGACGATCCCGGTGCCCATGGTCGTGGGGCATGAGTTCGTGGGGGAAATCGTCTCCACAGGTGGAAATGTCAGCGGATTCCAGGTGGGCGACATCGTCAGCGCGGAGGGGCATGTGGTATGCGGGCGCTGCAGGAACTGCCTCGCAGGCAGGAGGCACCTTTGCAAGGATACCAGCGGGATCGGCGTGAACCGCACCGGCGCCTTTGCGGAGTACATCAGCGTGCCGATGACTAACGTATGGCTCCACTCCAAGGATGTGGATGAGGAGGTGGCCTCGATTTTCGATCCCTTCGGAAATGCGGTGCATACCGCGCTGTCCTTCGATCTGCTCGGCGAGGACGTGCTAATCACCGGGGCCGGCCCCATCGGTGTCATGGCGGTGGCGATCGCGAAGCACGCGGGCGCACGCAATGTCGTCATCACGGATGTGAACCCTTACCGGCTCGATCTGGCACGCAAGATGGGAGCCGACGTCGCGCTGGATGTTTCCAAGGAAAGCCTTTCGTCGGTCACGGAAAAGCTCGGTCTCAAGGAGGGCTTCGATGTCGGCCTGGAAATGAGCGGCAATCCCTCCGCCTTCCACTCCATGGTGGGCGCGATGTGCCACGGCGGGAAGATCGCGATGCTCGGCATCCCCGGCGAGCCGATGGCGATCGACTGGAACAAGGTCATTTTCTCGATGCTCACGATCAAGGGCATCTATGGCCGCGAGATGTATGAGACATGGTACAAGATGAAGGTGCTGCTGGAGGGCGGTCTCGACATCGCGCCTGTCATCACCCACCGCTTCGGGGCGGATGAATTTGAAAAGGGCATCAAAGTCATGCAGAGCGGGATGAGCGGCAAGGTCGTGCTCGACTGGTCTGTCTTTGGTTAG
- a CDS encoding LacI family DNA-binding transcriptional regulator — translation MVTQAQIAEKLGVSRQLVTFALSGHPHVAKESRELIIATANEMGYRPNPFARALKRKRTGIVALWIPDQISTHYNHVARELGRLVKQDAQELIVSEIGGADMNQIWSNVPVDGILAVDASEEAFRELESLAGNSAPIVSIGAHASAKTDSVRVDLGAGATSALKHLIGSGYKRIAHATFVSEGDPHGNRRKAYAKAMRDAGLAPEFIQYPFSEKQRSITRSLIQGYIAENGAPEAIFCHSDDVALGIYRGLCDMGIRVPGQVALVGCDGIEDCEYLEVPLTTIVQPVAEMCATAWEYLKARIENPKRKPAYKTLLPALVIRQSSQRTS, via the coding sequence ATGGTCACACAGGCACAGATCGCGGAAAAACTCGGGGTATCCCGTCAGCTGGTCACCTTCGCCCTTTCCGGGCACCCACACGTCGCCAAGGAATCCCGCGAACTCATCATCGCCACCGCCAATGAGATGGGCTACCGACCCAACCCTTTCGCACGGGCTCTCAAGAGAAAGCGCACCGGGATCGTCGCACTATGGATCCCGGACCAGATCTCAACACACTACAACCATGTTGCCCGCGAACTCGGACGGCTGGTGAAACAGGATGCGCAAGAGCTGATCGTCTCGGAAATCGGCGGTGCGGACATGAACCAGATCTGGTCCAACGTGCCCGTGGACGGCATCCTGGCCGTCGATGCCTCGGAGGAAGCCTTCCGCGAACTTGAGAGCTTGGCCGGAAATTCCGCACCCATCGTGTCCATCGGCGCGCATGCTTCCGCGAAAACCGATAGCGTGCGCGTGGATCTTGGTGCGGGCGCCACAAGCGCCCTGAAACATCTGATCGGCTCCGGCTACAAACGCATCGCCCACGCAACTTTCGTCAGCGAGGGAGACCCGCATGGGAACCGCCGCAAAGCATATGCGAAAGCGATGAGAGACGCAGGGCTTGCGCCCGAGTTCATCCAATACCCCTTCAGCGAGAAACAACGGTCCATCACCCGCAGTCTCATCCAGGGATACATCGCGGAAAACGGCGCGCCGGAGGCTATTTTCTGCCACTCCGATGACGTCGCACTCGGGATTTACCGCGGCCTATGCGACATGGGAATCCGTGTCCCGGGGCAGGTCGCGCTCGTCGGCTGCGACGGCATCGAGGACTGCGAATATCTTGAGGTGCCCCTGACCACCATCGTCCAGCCGGTCGCCGAGATGTGCGCAACAGCATGGGAATACCTCAAGGCGCGCATCGAGAACCCAAAACGGAAACCTGCCTACAAGACATTATTGCCCGCACTCGTGATCCGGCAGTCCTCGCAGCGGACTTCCTGA
- a CDS encoding ROK family protein — MKKIQTSAKAPLDPGFLPAALFNRSYRESTATSGKAYPLVLGLERENGLVSRFETAVLPTTDATTLRYVERLVKFLIWSRGGWKLHFGGPVSIGESIRKTYSSRGARKFDCKMMALAYGRDFEVSVTNADLVPDAKDMEVPAGGHLKGCRIGFDLGASDFKVSAVVDGQAIFTEETPWDPKNQKNPRYHYHNISAALHRAAAHMPRVDAIGGSSAGIIVDNEIRVASLLRSIPKKDFAQASAVFKRVQKEWDVPLVMMNDGDVTALAGALSLGKKGMLGLAMGSSEAVGYMDRKGRILGWLNELAFAPVDYNPAAPADEWSGDRGVGALYFSQQAVNKLLPAAKIRMPAKMDLPERLVELQELMKKGDERAAKIYETIGVYLGYTIPHYADFYDYAHMLILGRVTTGTGGDIVLAKAAEVMKKEFPEIGGNIEMHVPDEKTRRVGQAVAAASLPKASK; from the coding sequence ATGAAAAAGATCCAGACATCTGCCAAGGCGCCGCTCGATCCCGGATTCCTGCCGGCTGCCCTTTTCAATCGCAGCTACCGCGAATCCACAGCCACCTCAGGAAAGGCGTACCCACTCGTTCTTGGGCTGGAGCGTGAAAACGGCCTTGTTTCCCGTTTCGAGACCGCCGTCTTACCCACAACCGATGCGACCACCCTCCGTTACGTCGAGCGGCTCGTGAAATTCCTCATCTGGTCGCGCGGCGGCTGGAAACTACATTTCGGCGGCCCCGTTTCCATCGGTGAGTCGATCCGAAAAACCTACTCTTCCCGCGGGGCCCGCAAGTTCGATTGCAAGATGATGGCACTGGCCTACGGCCGTGACTTCGAGGTCTCCGTCACCAACGCCGATCTGGTACCCGACGCAAAGGACATGGAAGTCCCCGCCGGAGGGCATCTCAAGGGCTGCCGCATCGGCTTCGACCTCGGAGCCAGCGATTTCAAGGTCTCCGCCGTCGTCGATGGTCAGGCGATCTTCACCGAGGAAACCCCGTGGGATCCCAAGAACCAGAAAAACCCGCGCTACCACTACCACAACATCTCCGCCGCCCTGCACCGCGCGGCCGCGCATATGCCGCGCGTCGATGCCATTGGAGGCAGCTCCGCAGGCATCATCGTGGATAATGAGATCCGCGTTGCCTCACTCCTGCGTTCCATCCCGAAAAAGGATTTTGCGCAAGCCTCCGCAGTCTTCAAGCGCGTCCAGAAGGAATGGGATGTGCCACTGGTGATGATGAACGACGGCGATGTCACCGCTCTCGCCGGTGCCCTCTCGCTCGGCAAAAAAGGCATGCTCGGCCTCGCCATGGGCTCCAGCGAGGCCGTCGGCTACATGGACAGGAAAGGCCGCATCCTCGGCTGGCTCAACGAACTCGCCTTTGCCCCTGTCGATTACAACCCCGCCGCCCCCGCCGACGAATGGTCCGGCGACCGCGGTGTCGGCGCACTCTATTTCTCCCAGCAGGCGGTCAACAAGCTCCTGCCCGCCGCGAAGATCAGGATGCCCGCAAAAATGGATCTTCCCGAGCGGCTGGTAGAGCTGCAGGAACTCATGAAAAAAGGCGATGAGCGCGCTGCCAAAATCTACGAAACCATCGGCGTCTATCTCGGCTACACCATCCCTCACTACGCGGATTTCTACGACTACGCCCACATGCTCATCCTTGGACGCGTCACCACCGGAACCGGAGGCGACATCGTTCTCGCCAAAGCCGCCGAAGTCATGAAAAAAGAGTTTCCCGAAATCGGCGGTAACATCGAAATGCACGTCCCCGACGAGAAAACCCGCCGTGTCGGCCAGGCGGTCGCCGCCGCCAGCCTACCGAAAGCGAGCAAATGA